In Chanodichthys erythropterus isolate Z2021 chromosome 9, ASM2448905v1, whole genome shotgun sequence, a genomic segment contains:
- the npl gene encoding N-acetylneuraminate lyase, which translates to MSRNVKKLTGLVAATFTPLTAEGEINLSVIGPYIDYLIDKQNVKSVFVNGTTGEGCSLTVDERKQLAAAWCQHGKGKLEQVVVHVGCMSIKDSQELARHSASIGADAIAVISPSYFKPINADALRLFIKEVSASAPDLPMYYYHIPGMTGVALEAADVLNGIERMIPSFQGVKYSGTDLRDLGQCVSYSQAHNWSVLYGVDEQLLGALVLGVHGAVGSTYNYLGCIVNQMLSAFDNGNHMQTRALQFEFMEVITFAKNLGFDVAVNKQVMSEVSGLVLGPPRLPLLPCPVSKAQAIAQKIKDFSQRH; encoded by the exons ATGTCTCGAAACGTAAAAAAGCTCACTGGTCTCGTGGCAGCTACATTCACTCCACTTACCGCAGAAGg GGAGATCAATCTCTCTGTAATTGGACCATACATTGATTACCTAATAGATAAACAGAATGTCAAGAGTGTGTTTG TTAATGGCACAACAGGTGAGGGCTGTTCACTAACTGTGGACGAAAGGAAGCAGCTTGCTGCAGCTTGGTGCCAACATGGAAAGGGCAA GCTTGAGCAAGTGGTTGTTCATGTTGGCTGCATGAGTATAAAAGACTCTCAAGAACTG GCTCGGCATTCCGCCAGTATAGGGGCTGATGCCATAGCAGTGATCTCTCCTTCCTATTTCAAACCCATTAATGCAG ATGCATTGAGGTTGTTTATAAAGGAAGTGAGCGCCTCTGCTCCAGATCTTCCGATGTATTATTATCATATTCCAGGCATGACCGGTGTTGCAT tggaGGCAGCTGATGTTCTAAATGGGATAGAGCGGATGATCCCCTCATTTCAGGGAGTGAAATACAGTGGGACCGACCTGAGGGATCTTGGACAGTGTGTCTCTTACAGTCAAGCCCATAACTGGTCTGTCTTGTACGGAGTAGATGAG CAACTCTTGGGAGCTTTGGTACTAGGTGTTCATGGAGCAGTAGGAAG CACATATAACTACCTCGGATGCATAGTGAACCAGATGCTTTCCGCTTTTGATAATGGCAACCACATGCAGACCAGAGCCCTGCAG TTTGAATTTATGGAGGTCATCACATTTGCTAAGAACCTTG GGTTTGATGTGGCCGTGAATAAGCAGGTGATGAGTGAAGTGTCAGGGTTAGTGCTGGGTCCTCCCCGACTCCCGCTGCTGCCTTGCCCTGTCTCAAAGGCCCAGGCTATAGCACAGAAAATCAAGGACTTCTCTCAGagacattaa